CGACCATGACGATTCGCCCCCGCACCCGCGCCAGTTGCGTCATAGCCGTAACGCCAGCCTGCACGCCCGATACTTCAAAGACAACATCAGCCATTGCTCTATCGGTAAACTCCTCCACCCAGGCAACCAGATCCGTTTCTTTGGGATTGACGGTCACCAATCCCATCGACTCGGCCAATTTTAACCGGGCTTCATTGACTTCTGAAATGAGTACTTTAGCACCTTTCTGTTTAGCAACCAGCGCAATCAACATGCCGATAGGCCCCCCACCAATGATTACAACGTTTTCGCCAGCTTTCACTTCGCCAAGCCGCACATCGTGACAGGCGACAGCCAGTGGCTCTACCATTGCGCCAATCGTAAGGGGCAGGTCGTCGGGTAGCCGGTGGAGGGTGTACGCAGGTACGTTCCAGTACTGCTGCATACCGCCGGGGGTATCGATGCCGATGAATTTCAAGTTCTGTCCTATGTGCTGAACACCGTTGTCGACCGCCATTTCCTGCCCTGGCTTGAGTGGCCGAACGGTTACCCGGTCGCCGGGCTGCCAGCCCGTAACCCCCTCGCCTACCGCGTCTATTTCGCCCGACACTTCGTGACCAATCACCTGCGGCAACGTGAGCCGTTGTGCCATTGCCCCGTGATAAATGTGAACGTCGGTGCCGCATACGCCACAGTATGCCACTTTCAGACGGACCTCGCCAGGTAATGGCGGCAGCAGATCTACGTCCTGTAAATCAAAGGTTTTATTGCCGATATAATTGAGTGCTTTCATATGATAAAGAGCGAAATCGGACCGCCGAAGCGGAATGAAAGAGCGAAAGAGTGTATGAGTGCATGAGAGAGAATGAAAGAATGTGGAACACGCCAACCACATATTCGCTCATTCACTCTTTCGCTCTTTCTAAAATTTGTAACATGTTCCCATCGGGGTCAAACAGGTTGCGGACTTTGCCGCCACCGATGGCATTGATGACCGAACCGCCCCAACGAACCCCTTTTGTGTCGAGAAAAGCGATGGCTTCGTCGATGTTTTCGACGCGCAGGGCCAGGTGCGACCAGCCGGGTGTCCAGGTGGTACGTTCGGGACGAGCGGTGTCGTCTTTGGGCATTACTTCGAGCAGTGTACCATCGGGCGCTT
This window of the Spirosoma aerolatum genome carries:
- a CDS encoding zinc-dependent alcohol dehydrogenase, which encodes MKALNYIGNKTFDLQDVDLLPPLPGEVRLKVAYCGVCGTDVHIYHGAMAQRLTLPQVIGHEVSGEIDAVGEGVTGWQPGDRVTVRPLKPGQEMAVDNGVQHIGQNLKFIGIDTPGGMQQYWNVPAYTLHRLPDDLPLTIGAMVEPLAVACHDVRLGEVKAGENVVIIGGGPIGMLIALVAKQKGAKVLISEVNEARLKLAESMGLVTVNPKETDLVAWVEEFTDRAMADVVFEVSGVQAGVTAMTQLARVRGRIVMVAIHAEPKAVDLFRFFWRELKLIGARVYEPEDFDEAIALAASDTLPLNTLITQISPLADAQAVFETIDNNPAGMKYLLQCDF
- a CDS encoding VOC family protein, yielding MSQLKITGIDHPGVAANDVEALADWYCDVFGYEKWFRHEKPVWMLKAPDGTLLEVMPKDDTARPERTTWTPGWSHLALRVENIDEAIAFLDTKGVRWGGSVINAIGGGKVRNLFDPDGNMLQILERAKE